In one window of Meleagris gallopavo isolate NT-WF06-2002-E0010 breed Aviagen turkey brand Nicholas breeding stock chromosome 4, Turkey_5.1, whole genome shotgun sequence DNA:
- the SPRY1 gene encoding protein sprouty homolog 1 gives MEPQSQHGSGGSLVVIQQPSLDSRQRLEYERESQPTAILSLDQIKAIRGSNDYTEGPSVVKKSGPRTAPRQEKHERTHEIIPINVNNNYEHRPSHLGHVPHQHNARVPVLSRSTSTGSAASSGSNSSASSEQGLLGRSPPSWPGHRSERTIQTQPKQSSLIVDDLKGPLKEDLTQHKFICEQCGKCKCGECTAPRALPSCLACNRQCLCSAESMVEYGTCMCLVKGIFYHCSNDDEGDSYADNPCSCSQSHCCSRYLCMGAMSLFLPCLLCYPPAKGCLKLCRGCYDRVNRPGCRCKNSNTVYCKLESCPSRGQGKPS, from the coding sequence ATGGAGCCCCAAAGCCAGCACGGCAGTGGTGGTTCGCTGGTGGTGATTCAGCAGCCCTCTCTGGACAGCCGGCAGCGGCTGGAGTACGAGCGGGAGAGCCAGCCTACAGCTATCTTGTCCCTGGACCAGATCAAGGCGATCCGCGGCAGCAATGATTACACTGAAGGTCCATCTGTGGTGAAAAAATCCGGGCCACGGACAGCACCGAGGCAAGAGAAGCACGAAAGGACTCATGAAATCATACCGATTAATGTGAATAACAATTATGAGCACAGACCCAGCCACCTGGGGCACGTGCCACATCAGCATAATGCAAGGGTTCCTGTTTTGAGCAGATCAACCAGCACGGGGAGCGCGGCCAGCTCTGGGAGCAACAGCAGTGCTTCTTCGGAGCAAGGACTGTTGGGACGGTCACCTCCATCGTGGCCGGGCCACAGGTCTGAGCGGACAATCCAGACGCAACCCAAGCAGTCGTCATTGATTGTAGATGATCTGAAGGGTCCTTTGAAAGAGGACTTGACACAGCACAAGTTTATCTGCGAACAGTGTGGGAAGTGCAAATGTGGTGAGTGCACAGCCCCGAGGGCCTTGCCTTCCTGCCTGGCCTGCAACCGGCAGTGCTTGTGCTCGGCAGAGAGCATGGTGGAGTATGGCACCTGCATGTGTTTGGTCAAAGGGATCTTCTACCACTGTTCTAACGACGATGAAGGGGACTCGTACGCGGATAATCCCTGCTCTTGCTCCCAGTCACATTGCTGTTCTAGGTACCTGTGCATGGGAGCCATGTCCTTGTTTTTGCCTTGCTTGCTCTGTTACCCTCCTGCAAAAGGATGCCTAAAACTGTGTCGAGGGTGTTACGACCGCGTCAATCGTCCGGGCTGCCGATGCAAGAACTCCAACACTGTCTATTGTAAACTGGAGAGTTGCCCCTCCCGGGGTCAGGGCAAGCCGTCATGA